In one Nodosilinea sp. FACHB-141 genomic region, the following are encoded:
- a CDS encoding SLC13 family permease yields MQNPIFLMLVVLICSLIAFVAEWLPVDLTALAIATVLIVLGLVTPEEGIAGFGNAATVTVMLMFILSAGVAKTGVIQIVRDWLLKWGGKEPSRQIFVMGILVGPITAFINNTAVVAIFLPIVEEWCNKQNISPSKLLIPLSYVTVLGGMITVIGTSTNILASGVSKDLGYGEFGLFQFTAVGVITFAVGLAYLALFAPKLLPDRKSSSPNLSNYDLKDYMSEVVITPRSTLIGQTLKASEIQRKFDIDVLEIIRDGSHFAQPLADKVLQAGDVLLIRGGRDELLNLKDQRGLDILPEVKFGQQPIEDEPDTSEEHIAEVLILSNSRLVGATLKEMRFRQRYNATVLAIRRGEELVRDRMGKVPLRFGDLLLVQGPQSSFTGLQTTRELLVLEQREAEGLRVDKAWVAIAIILGVIVVAALNWAPILVTALMGVMAMVITGCLKPGEIYGSVRWDVIFLLAGLIPLGTAMENSGTTDWLAQQLAAIGGGASGIVLLIIFYLVTNLLTELLSNNAAVILMIPIAAGVATSLELNPIAFIFTVTFAASNSYITPIGYQTNTMVYGPGGYKFFDFTRVGLPLNIILTVITPLLIAWLYGL; encoded by the coding sequence ATTCAAAATCCTATTTTTCTAATGTTGGTGGTGCTGATCTGCTCTCTGATCGCCTTTGTGGCAGAGTGGCTACCGGTAGATTTGACCGCCCTGGCGATCGCCACTGTATTAATTGTTTTAGGGTTAGTTACGCCCGAGGAAGGCATTGCCGGGTTTGGCAACGCCGCCACCGTTACCGTCATGCTCATGTTCATTCTGAGCGCTGGAGTCGCCAAAACTGGTGTAATTCAGATCGTGCGAGACTGGCTGTTGAAATGGGGAGGCAAGGAGCCTTCCCGACAGATTTTTGTGATGGGCATCCTAGTAGGGCCGATCACTGCTTTTATCAACAACACGGCTGTGGTGGCCATCTTTCTGCCGATTGTCGAGGAATGGTGTAACAAACAGAACATTTCGCCATCGAAGCTGCTTATTCCTTTGTCCTACGTCACGGTGCTGGGCGGCATGATTACGGTGATCGGCACGTCGACTAACATTCTGGCCAGTGGGGTGTCCAAAGACTTGGGCTATGGAGAATTCGGGCTATTTCAGTTCACTGCCGTTGGGGTAATCACTTTTGCTGTGGGCTTGGCTTACCTAGCTCTATTTGCGCCCAAACTCTTGCCCGATCGCAAATCGTCGTCCCCTAACTTGTCAAACTACGATTTGAAAGACTACATGAGCGAGGTCGTCATCACCCCGCGCTCAACCCTAATTGGTCAGACCCTAAAAGCGAGCGAAATTCAGCGAAAGTTTGACATCGACGTGTTGGAGATCATTCGCGATGGTAGCCACTTTGCCCAACCCCTAGCCGACAAGGTGCTGCAGGCGGGCGACGTACTGCTGATTCGAGGCGGCCGAGATGAACTGCTCAACCTCAAAGATCAGCGTGGGCTAGACATTTTACCTGAGGTCAAATTTGGCCAACAACCCATTGAAGACGAGCCAGATACCAGCGAAGAGCACATTGCTGAGGTGTTGATTCTGTCGAATTCTCGATTGGTCGGAGCCACTCTTAAGGAAATGCGCTTTCGCCAACGCTACAACGCCACGGTGCTGGCCATCCGGCGAGGCGAAGAACTGGTGCGCGATCGCATGGGCAAAGTTCCCCTCCGTTTTGGCGACTTGCTACTGGTGCAGGGACCTCAGAGCAGCTTTACCGGCTTGCAAACCACCCGAGAACTGCTGGTTCTCGAACAGCGCGAGGCTGAGGGCCTGCGGGTTGATAAGGCTTGGGTCGCGATCGCGATCATCTTGGGAGTAATTGTGGTCGCCGCCTTGAACTGGGCTCCTATTCTCGTCACCGCTCTGATGGGGGTGATGGCAATGGTGATTACAGGCTGCCTAAAACCAGGAGAAATCTATGGTTCGGTGCGGTGGGACGTGATTTTTTTGCTGGCCGGGTTGATTCCCCTCGGCACAGCTATGGAAAATTCTGGTACTACGGACTGGCTAGCCCAGCAGCTAGCCGCCATTGGCGGTGGAGCCTCAGGCATTGTCCTGCTGATAATTTTCTATCTGGTGACTAATCTTTTGACCGAGCTGCTTTCAAACAACGCTGCCGTCATCTTAATGATTCCGATCGCAGCGGGAGTAGCCACAAGTCTAGAGCTAAACCCCATCGCCTTTATTTTCACCGTCACCTTTGCGGCCTCTAACAGCTACATCACGCCGATCGGTTACCAGACCAACACGATGGTGTATGGCCCAGGGGGCTACAAATTCTTTGACTTTACCCGAGTCGGTTTGCCCCTCAACATAATTTTGACGGTGATAACGCCACTCTTGATTGCCTGGTTGTACGGCCTATAG
- the pstB gene encoding phosphate ABC transporter ATP-binding protein PstB — protein sequence MLNTQALTSTDVALRAENLNVYYGSTLAVRNVDLHIPRNEIIAFIGPSGCGKSTVLRCFNRMNDLIASCRVEGKITFHGSDIYAKQVDAVELRRRIGMVFQKPNPFPKSIYENVAWGARINGYQGDMDELVETSLRKAAVWDEVKDKLKQSGLSLSGGQQQRLCIARTIAIQPDVILMDEPCSALDPISTIKIEETMQQLKQDYTIIVVTHNMQQASRVSDRTAFYNAEATDKGGKVGYLVEYDHTEVMFNNPREQFTRDYVSGRFG from the coding sequence ATGTTAAACACCCAAGCTCTAACCTCTACAGATGTAGCCCTGAGGGCCGAGAATCTCAATGTCTACTATGGCTCTACCTTAGCCGTGCGCAACGTAGACCTACACATTCCTCGGAATGAGATTATCGCCTTTATCGGCCCCTCTGGCTGTGGGAAGAGCACGGTTCTGCGCTGCTTCAACCGCATGAACGATCTAATTGCGTCATGCCGGGTAGAGGGCAAGATCACTTTCCACGGCAGCGATATTTATGCCAAGCAGGTAGACGCGGTAGAACTCCGCCGCAGAATTGGCATGGTGTTTCAAAAACCCAACCCTTTCCCTAAGTCAATCTACGAAAACGTTGCCTGGGGCGCTCGTATCAATGGCTACCAGGGTGATATGGATGAGCTAGTGGAAACGTCACTGCGCAAGGCCGCCGTGTGGGATGAAGTGAAGGATAAGCTGAAGCAGAGTGGTCTGTCGCTGTCGGGAGGACAGCAGCAGCGCCTCTGTATCGCCCGCACCATCGCCATTCAGCCTGACGTCATTTTGATGGATGAACCCTGCTCGGCCCTTGACCCAATCTCGACCATCAAGATTGAGGAAACCATGCAGCAGCTCAAGCAGGACTACACAATCATCGTGGTCACCCACAACATGCAGCAGGCCTCACGGGTGTCCGATCGCACCGCTTTCTACAACGCTGAGGCGACGGACAAGGGCGGTAAGGTCGGCTATCTAGTGGAGTACGACCATACCGAAGTCATGTTTAACAACCCCCGTGAGCAGTTTACCCGCGACTACGTTTCGGGCCGTTTTGGCTAA
- a CDS encoding diguanylate cyclase domain-containing protein: MLKPFSLSTVLVAIFVLQLVSAVGLLGFLSFYLGNWAVALVSLGAIGSSVVVGLAVVNRVLQPIAQLRRAIQATAQGNWQTPVPIESTDELGQLARAFNTMAAKLHDSFAELEHLNHELQRSERRWRQFLDGIPLGIAVYDCHGQMVFASQQARILLCLEDMPSIPSLGLDETCIAYRASTGQRYPTAALPITMALRGQPGWADDIELRPGNQAIPVEMVTTPIFDQGGQVEYAIAAFQDITTRKQAQTLLADYNQTLERQVADRTAALRQAEATQRIILEAIPDLLVRFSGDGICLDVMNAGAVNLIAEPSTQIGRPMHEVLPADMVAERMHYIQLALQTGAPQVYEYRFSTTDGWRYEEARIVTSGPDQVLAIVRDITERKQAEAEIARQRQFLQNVIDSIPSIIVVKDRQGRVQMANRASASLHGITPADMVGKLDTDVNPNVSMFEAIQQHRIHQQVIETQIPYQGEQEVIDRSGVRRWYQVVISPFQDADGTINGVITNCIDITDRKGMETALTEANETLERLATLDGLTHIPNRRRFDEYLEQEWQRMVREQQPLSLIMFDVDFFKPYNDCLGHQQGDEALIAIAAAATRAVKRAADLLARYGGEEFAVVLPNTRRAGAEIVAKAIQDEIAALKMVHPQSSVSDYLTISIGIASVVPTADQSPEDLIAAADAALYQAKRRGRDRYWIRLI, translated from the coding sequence TTGCTTAAGCCCTTTTCGCTCAGCACGGTGTTGGTAGCGATTTTTGTGCTTCAGCTGGTTAGTGCGGTTGGGCTGCTGGGGTTTTTGAGCTTTTATCTCGGCAACTGGGCCGTGGCGTTGGTGAGCCTGGGTGCCATTGGCAGCTCGGTGGTGGTGGGGCTGGCGGTGGTCAATCGAGTGCTACAGCCCATTGCCCAGCTGCGCCGGGCCATTCAAGCTACGGCCCAGGGCAATTGGCAAACCCCAGTCCCTATTGAGAGCACCGACGAGTTGGGGCAGCTGGCGCGGGCGTTCAACACCATGGCAGCTAAGCTACACGATTCATTTGCCGAGCTAGAGCACCTCAACCACGAGCTTCAGCGCAGCGAGCGGCGCTGGAGACAGTTTTTAGACGGCATTCCTTTGGGCATTGCCGTCTACGATTGCCACGGCCAGATGGTGTTTGCGAGTCAGCAGGCCCGCATTTTGCTCTGCCTTGAAGACATGCCCTCAATACCGTCCCTCGGGCTGGACGAAACCTGCATTGCCTACCGGGCCAGTACTGGCCAGCGCTACCCTACCGCGGCATTGCCCATAACCATGGCGCTGCGGGGACAGCCCGGCTGGGCCGACGATATTGAGCTGCGACCGGGTAATCAGGCTATCCCCGTTGAGATGGTGACGACGCCCATTTTTGACCAGGGGGGGCAGGTGGAATATGCGATCGCTGCCTTTCAAGACATCACCACCCGCAAGCAGGCCCAAACCCTACTGGCTGACTACAACCAAACCCTGGAGCGCCAGGTGGCCGATCGCACCGCTGCCCTGCGCCAGGCCGAGGCCACCCAGCGAATTATTTTAGAGGCGATTCCCGACCTGCTGGTGCGGTTTTCGGGCGATGGCATCTGTCTCGACGTGATGAATGCCGGAGCGGTCAACCTGATTGCTGAACCCAGCACCCAGATCGGCAGACCCATGCATGAGGTGCTTCCCGCCGATATGGTTGCCGAGCGCATGCACTACATTCAGCTGGCGCTACAAACCGGCGCACCTCAGGTCTACGAATATCGCTTTTCCACAACCGACGGCTGGCGCTATGAAGAAGCGCGGATTGTCACCAGTGGCCCTGACCAAGTATTGGCGATCGTGCGCGACATCACCGAACGCAAGCAAGCCGAGGCCGAAATCGCTCGCCAGCGTCAGTTTCTGCAAAATGTGATCGACAGCATTCCCAGCATCATTGTGGTCAAGGACCGTCAGGGCCGGGTGCAGATGGCCAACCGCGCCAGCGCCAGCCTTCACGGCATTACCCCCGCCGACATGGTGGGCAAGCTCGACACCGACGTCAACCCCAACGTTTCGATGTTTGAGGCCATCCAGCAGCACCGCATCCATCAACAGGTGATTGAGACCCAAATTCCATACCAGGGTGAGCAGGAAGTGATCGACCGAAGTGGCGTTCGCCGCTGGTACCAGGTCGTAATTAGCCCCTTCCAGGATGCCGACGGCACCATCAACGGCGTGATTACGAACTGCATCGACATCACCGATCGCAAGGGGATGGAAACCGCCCTGACTGAGGCCAACGAAACCCTGGAGCGCCTGGCTACTCTGGATGGGCTAACCCACATCCCCAACCGCCGCCGCTTTGACGAGTACCTGGAGCAAGAGTGGCAGCGCATGGTGCGCGAGCAGCAGCCCCTGTCGCTGATTATGTTTGACGTCGATTTCTTCAAACCCTATAACGACTGCCTGGGCCACCAGCAGGGGGATGAGGCGTTGATCGCGATCGCCGCCGCCGCCACCCGCGCCGTCAAGCGCGCTGCCGACCTGCTGGCCCGCTACGGCGGCGAAGAGTTTGCGGTGGTGCTGCCCAACACTCGCCGCGCTGGAGCTGAGATTGTTGCCAAGGCTATTCAAGACGAAATCGCCGCCCTCAAAATGGTCCATCCCCAGTCGTCCGTGAGCGACTACCTCACCATCAGCATCGGTATCGCCAGCGTGGTGCCCACCGCAGACCAGTCGCCTGAAGACCTGATCGCCGCCGCCGATGCCGCGCTGTACCAAGCCAAAAGGAGAGGGCGCGATCGCTACTGGATTCGTCTCATCTAA
- a CDS encoding glycosyltransferase family 4 protein, with product MKIAYATTYDVRDRASWPRRHLGLYGAGQKIAELLQNAGAELEFLGPLKRRRVPITRLKWLLYQRLGQSYYSPVEPWVAPYYARQLEAQLAQSKADLLLCPENAIPLARVRTALPTVLWTDALLGSLVDFYPYLTNLCSETRRRLHTVEKEALERCDRVILTSQWAAQSAIDLYDLPADKIRIIPRGASRAQDLTQTEVEALIAQRPSNPCRLLFLGVDWERKGGPLALEVAKTLNQQGVKTELWVVGCEPKWVGDRPSFVRSFGFIERATPAGEAQFAHLLSTAHFLIFPTKADTFGVAISEANAAGLPCVAAAVGGIPTVLQTDINGRAFPVEATALDYAQYIAAVMADYPRYQTLALSAWQHYRQHLSWDAAQQQAWGYLQELVTGGDRSATSTLIPSRQRRLLPTLSKGFRA from the coding sequence ATGAAAATTGCCTACGCTACCACTTACGATGTGCGCGATCGCGCTTCCTGGCCCCGTCGCCATCTGGGCCTGTACGGAGCCGGGCAAAAAATTGCTGAACTCTTGCAAAATGCTGGAGCAGAGCTTGAGTTTCTCGGCCCGCTGAAGCGGCGCAGGGTGCCAATTACTCGGCTCAAGTGGCTACTTTACCAACGCCTGGGGCAGAGCTACTACAGCCCTGTGGAACCTTGGGTTGCGCCTTACTACGCTCGCCAGCTTGAAGCTCAACTTGCCCAATCTAAGGCTGACCTGCTGCTTTGTCCTGAGAATGCGATTCCTCTGGCGCGGGTGCGCACTGCGCTGCCCACGGTGCTGTGGACCGATGCCCTGTTGGGCAGCCTGGTGGATTTTTATCCCTATTTAACTAATCTGTGTTCCGAGACTCGGCGGCGGCTGCACACTGTAGAGAAGGAAGCACTGGAACGGTGCGATCGCGTCATTCTCACCTCTCAGTGGGCGGCCCAGTCTGCGATCGATCTCTACGATCTACCCGCTGACAAAATTCGCATCATCCCCCGCGGGGCCAGCCGAGCTCAGGATCTGACTCAGACTGAGGTAGAAGCCCTGATTGCGCAGCGGCCCTCAAACCCTTGCCGACTGCTGTTTCTTGGCGTGGACTGGGAACGCAAGGGCGGGCCGCTGGCACTGGAGGTGGCCAAAACCCTCAACCAGCAGGGCGTGAAGACCGAACTCTGGGTTGTCGGCTGTGAACCTAAATGGGTAGGCGATCGCCCCAGTTTTGTGCGCTCCTTCGGGTTCATTGAACGCGCTACCCCCGCGGGTGAGGCCCAATTTGCTCACCTGCTCAGCACCGCCCACTTTTTAATCTTTCCCACCAAGGCCGATACTTTTGGGGTCGCCATTAGTGAAGCTAACGCCGCCGGTCTTCCCTGCGTGGCCGCCGCCGTAGGGGGCATTCCCACCGTATTGCAGACCGACATTAACGGCAGAGCCTTTCCGGTAGAAGCCACCGCTCTTGACTACGCCCAATATATTGCTGCCGTCATGGCCGACTACCCACGCTACCAAACCCTAGCCCTCTCGGCTTGGCAGCACTACCGCCAACACCTGAGCTGGGATGCCGCTCAACAACAGGCCTGGGGGTACTTGCAGGAGTTGGTGACTGGGGGCGATCGCAGTGCAACCTCAACCCTTATCCCATCTCGCCAGCGCCGCCTCTTGCCGACGTTGAGCAAAGGCTTCAGAGCGTAG
- a CDS encoding 2Fe-2S iron-sulfur cluster-binding protein, protein MSVSIQFLPDGVIVDAEVGEPLLAVADRAGVSIPTGCLMGSCHACEVDLEGQADPICACISAVPPGQDRLVVNLYVDPTW, encoded by the coding sequence ATGAGCGTCTCTATTCAATTTTTGCCTGATGGTGTCATCGTCGATGCCGAGGTGGGGGAACCCCTGCTGGCGGTGGCCGATCGCGCTGGGGTGAGCATTCCCACCGGCTGCCTCATGGGATCGTGCCACGCCTGCGAAGTAGATTTGGAGGGTCAAGCAGACCCGATCTGTGCCTGTATTTCGGCAGTGCCGCCAGGCCAGGATAGGCTCGTCGTCAACCTTTACGTCGACCCCACCTGGTAG
- a CDS encoding DUF2470 domain-containing protein, protein MAEPITPAVSDRICKHMNDDHTEAVLLYATAYGNQPTATAAVMESVDPEGMTLAVTVDGAPTTVRVPFDHTLEGAEDAHHTLVAMLKQAKART, encoded by the coding sequence ATGGCTGAGCCAATTACTCCAGCGGTGAGCGATCGCATCTGTAAGCACATGAACGACGACCACACCGAAGCGGTTCTTCTTTACGCCACTGCCTACGGCAACCAACCCACCGCCACCGCCGCCGTGATGGAATCGGTGGACCCCGAGGGTATGACCCTGGCGGTGACCGTAGACGGTGCCCCAACCACCGTGCGAGTGCCCTTTGACCACACCCTAGAGGGGGCCGAAGATGCTCACCACACCCTAGTTGCCATGCTCAAACAGGCAAAAGCCAGGACTTAA
- the psaI gene encoding photosystem I reaction center subunit VIII translates to MPAAFLPSILVPLVGLVFPAVAMAFLFLYIERDDAAEPLKKS, encoded by the coding sequence ATGCCAGCTGCATTCTTACCCTCTATTTTGGTTCCTTTGGTGGGGCTTGTTTTTCCCGCTGTTGCCATGGCCTTTTTATTCCTTTACATTGAGCGGGATGACGCTGCTGAGCCCCTCAAGAAGTCCTAA
- a CDS encoding glycosyltransferase, producing the protein MLEAPKQDFKQDIRAYFDYTAPELDRWSRRNRYYYGDLARLHQFIIPPGCRVLEVGCGTGDLLHATAPAIGVGIDFAPAVTAIASQKYPEFAFYTLDAEAIEPAQLDPEHRQFDYILLSGVLGYLGDIQAVLQRLQPFCQSHTRLILTFHSHLWEPLLGLAERIGQRRPQPPQNWLSMDDVANLLTITGYRSLQRGNRFLWPKFVPGIAGLVNRYLAPLPVVKHLCLTTFIVARPQPVPSSEQPTCSVIIPARNEAGNIAAAVARLPQLGAHTEVIFVEGHSRDQTWQAIQDLVQTYRGPFTLKAFQQTGRGKADAVRLGFDQASGDILLILDADLTVPPEDLPHFVEVLASGRGEFANGSRLVYPRSTTAMPWLNMVANKIFALLFSFLLEQPLKDTLCGTKVLWRRDYERIAAGRSYFGDFDPFGDFDLLFGAAKLNLHIVEVPIRYQPRTYGSSNIAHVREGLILLKMCLYASRKLKFR; encoded by the coding sequence TTGCTTGAGGCCCCCAAGCAAGACTTCAAGCAAGATATACGGGCCTACTTTGACTACACTGCCCCCGAGCTAGATCGCTGGAGTCGTCGCAACCGCTACTACTACGGCGATCTGGCTCGGCTTCATCAATTTATTATTCCGCCCGGCTGCCGCGTGCTAGAAGTCGGCTGCGGTACTGGCGACCTGCTCCATGCCACCGCTCCAGCGATTGGGGTAGGCATTGACTTTGCTCCAGCGGTGACGGCGATCGCTAGCCAGAAATATCCTGAGTTCGCCTTCTACACGCTAGATGCTGAGGCGATCGAACCCGCTCAGCTGGACCCAGAGCACCGCCAGTTCGACTACATTCTGCTGTCAGGAGTGCTAGGTTACCTAGGCGATATTCAGGCTGTGCTCCAGCGATTGCAGCCTTTTTGCCAGTCCCACACCCGTCTGATTCTCACCTTCCACAGCCACCTTTGGGAACCTCTGCTGGGCTTAGCCGAACGGATAGGGCAACGCCGTCCCCAGCCTCCCCAAAACTGGCTCAGCATGGATGATGTGGCCAACCTACTCACCATCACTGGCTATCGCTCCCTTCAGCGGGGCAACCGGTTTCTCTGGCCCAAGTTTGTGCCCGGCATAGCCGGCCTGGTGAACCGCTATCTAGCGCCTCTGCCCGTGGTCAAGCACCTTTGCCTAACGACCTTTATTGTGGCTCGGCCTCAGCCTGTTCCCAGTTCAGAGCAGCCGACCTGTTCAGTCATCATTCCAGCTCGAAATGAGGCGGGAAACATTGCCGCTGCCGTGGCTCGGCTGCCCCAGCTAGGTGCCCATACCGAAGTCATCTTTGTCGAAGGCCATTCCCGTGACCAGACTTGGCAAGCCATTCAGGATTTGGTGCAGACCTATCGAGGGCCCTTTACCCTGAAGGCGTTCCAGCAGACGGGGCGGGGCAAGGCGGATGCAGTGCGGCTCGGGTTCGACCAGGCTAGCGGTGACATTCTGCTGATTCTCGATGCCGACTTGACCGTTCCCCCAGAAGATTTGCCCCACTTTGTCGAGGTGCTGGCCTCAGGTCGGGGAGAATTTGCCAACGGATCGCGGTTGGTTTACCCTCGCTCTACGACCGCCATGCCCTGGCTCAATATGGTGGCCAACAAAATCTTTGCTTTACTCTTCTCATTTTTGCTAGAGCAGCCGCTTAAAGACACCCTTTGCGGCACCAAAGTGCTGTGGCGACGCGACTATGAGCGCATTGCCGCCGGGCGCAGCTACTTTGGCGACTTCGACCCCTTTGGGGATTTTGACCTGCTGTTTGGGGCTGCTAAGCTCAACCTCCACATTGTGGAAGTGCCAATTCGATACCAGCCCCGCACCTACGGCAGCTCAAATATTGCCCACGTCAGAGAAGGGCTAATCTTGCTGAAAATGTGCCTCTACGCCTCTCGCAAGCTCAAGTTTAGATAG
- a CDS encoding tetratricopeptide repeat protein, which produces MISANRRLLKRLQGGIMAAAIALPFLYPILHAASYAQSPPAAAEAALNQGLSLIQQGQIDGALAQFQQAAALDPTLAAAHYNVGLALRQKGELQEAASAFWAAIRADPQFALAYANLGGALIEGNNLDQAEQYLQRAIAIQPDLGNAHYNLGLVYQSQGKFPEALAAFERAGQYSPNAPESFLQRGIIYLQTERNAEAEAVLQQALTLQPRYAQAHYNLGIARFNQGQTETALNSFRIATQINGSYADAYYSAGLAFIQLGRFDEARTVLEYAKNLYITMGNPTWAAKAQSHLGQLPES; this is translated from the coding sequence ATGATATCGGCCAATCGACGACTGCTAAAGCGTTTGCAGGGGGGCATTATGGCCGCTGCGATCGCACTTCCCTTCCTCTATCCAATCTTGCACGCGGCAAGCTATGCCCAGTCACCTCCAGCGGCGGCAGAGGCCGCCCTTAATCAGGGGTTAAGCCTCATTCAGCAGGGGCAAATCGACGGTGCTCTGGCCCAGTTTCAGCAGGCGGCAGCCCTAGACCCCACCCTGGCTGCCGCCCATTACAACGTTGGCCTAGCCCTGCGCCAAAAAGGTGAGCTGCAAGAGGCCGCCTCCGCGTTCTGGGCGGCGATTCGAGCCGATCCGCAGTTTGCGCTGGCCTACGCCAACCTAGGCGGGGCTCTGATCGAAGGCAATAACCTTGATCAGGCCGAACAGTATTTGCAGCGAGCGATCGCGATTCAGCCCGACCTCGGCAATGCCCACTACAACCTGGGCTTGGTTTATCAGTCTCAAGGGAAATTTCCCGAGGCACTGGCGGCGTTCGAACGGGCAGGTCAATATAGCCCCAATGCTCCCGAGTCATTTTTGCAGCGGGGCATTATCTACCTACAAACCGAGCGCAACGCCGAAGCCGAGGCTGTGCTGCAACAGGCTCTGACGCTTCAGCCCCGGTACGCGCAAGCCCACTACAATTTGGGAATTGCTCGATTCAACCAGGGGCAAACCGAGACCGCTCTCAACTCGTTTCGCATAGCGACCCAAATCAATGGTAGCTACGCTGACGCCTACTACAGTGCTGGGCTAGCTTTTATTCAGCTTGGTCGTTTTGATGAAGCCCGCACCGTGCTGGAATATGCCAAAAACCTTTATATCACCATGGGTAACCCGACTTGGGCAGCTAAAGCCCAAAGCCACCTTGGGCAATTGCCCGAGAGCTAG
- a CDS encoding helix-turn-helix transcriptional regulator → MSSSTTLSNSRFIASPATQANLPLLSAVLEGFVDGILVLTEDGTCVHSNQKGRALCRDLSGSDSTNLLPPGLKAMCVHLLESREFYPETMLVLTQEFTSCSGHQIRARIQWLELPATASAYLLVSLENQTRAAHASAMLEALQYDLTPRERAVWVLRRANRTYDEIAQELYITVNTVKRHLKSIYAKRKEVTEAIAN, encoded by the coding sequence ATGAGTTCATCCACCACTCTCTCTAATTCTCGTTTTATTGCTTCCCCAGCAACCCAGGCCAATCTACCCCTGCTCAGCGCCGTACTCGAAGGCTTTGTTGATGGAATTTTAGTCTTGACTGAAGACGGCACCTGCGTACACAGCAATCAGAAGGGTAGAGCCCTCTGCCGCGATCTCAGCGGCAGTGATAGTACCAATCTTTTGCCCCCCGGCCTTAAAGCTATGTGTGTGCACCTCCTAGAAAGCCGTGAGTTTTACCCCGAAACCATGCTGGTGCTCACCCAAGAATTTACGTCTTGCTCTGGACACCAAATTCGAGCCCGTATTCAGTGGCTCGAGCTGCCTGCTACGGCCAGTGCTTATCTGCTGGTGTCTTTAGAAAATCAAACCCGTGCGGCCCACGCCTCTGCCATGCTTGAGGCATTGCAGTATGACCTCACCCCCCGTGAGCGAGCCGTGTGGGTGCTGCGCCGAGCCAATCGCACCTACGACGAGATCGCTCAGGAGCTCTACATCACTGTCAATACAGTGAAGCGCCACCTGAAGAGCATTTATGCCAAGCGCAAGGAGGTGACTGAAGCGATCGCCAACTAA
- a CDS encoding photosystem II S4 domain protein, with protein sequence MLPKDDLLKSLDNRDCLARVLDQADQAIKTWDIVVTDFLSPPEQIEAEALLQRLTDVHSLAWGGYPQAERQRLAIARAYIPLDQTQIPLSLLTVGGNFMFDPASHGDFLGALLGTGLHRGKVGDIIVLGERGAQAIVVPELAEFLTQSLTQVRSVPVKTQPLEWDQLRVRAPQKKDLTTVEASLRLDAVASAGFGMSRSKMADLINSGDVRVNWKPITQASHTLSTGDLIAIRGKGRLEIGEVAVTKKERYRVNLTRYS encoded by the coding sequence ATGCTGCCCAAGGATGACCTGCTGAAATCGCTCGACAACCGCGACTGTTTGGCCCGTGTTTTAGACCAGGCCGACCAGGCTATCAAAACCTGGGATATCGTCGTTACCGACTTTTTGTCGCCCCCCGAGCAAATTGAGGCCGAAGCGCTGCTCCAGCGATTGACCGATGTTCACAGCCTCGCCTGGGGTGGCTATCCCCAGGCTGAGCGCCAGCGGCTGGCGATCGCGCGAGCCTATATTCCCTTAGATCAGACCCAGATTCCCCTATCGCTACTGACGGTAGGGGGAAACTTTATGTTCGATCCCGCCAGCCACGGCGACTTTCTAGGAGCCCTGCTTGGCACCGGCCTGCACCGTGGCAAAGTGGGCGACATCATCGTGCTTGGAGAGCGGGGGGCGCAGGCGATCGTTGTGCCTGAACTGGCAGAATTTCTCACCCAGTCCCTTACTCAAGTACGCTCTGTACCCGTAAAAACTCAGCCCCTAGAGTGGGATCAACTGCGGGTGCGTGCTCCTCAGAAAAAAGACCTGACCACTGTTGAAGCATCCCTGAGACTCGATGCAGTGGCCTCTGCCGGGTTTGGTATGTCGCGCAGCAAAATGGCTGACCTCATCAACAGCGGCGACGTGCGTGTGAATTGGAAGCCGATCACCCAAGCCAGCCACACCCTGTCCACTGGGGACTTAATCGCAATTCGCGGCAAGGGAAGGCTCGAAATTGGTGAAGTTGCCGTTACTAAAAAAGAGCGCTATCGCGTCAACTTGACCCGCTATAGCTAG